The Oncorhynchus tshawytscha isolate Ot180627B linkage group LG18, Otsh_v2.0, whole genome shotgun sequence genome has a window encoding:
- the LOC112217907 gene encoding fos-related antigen 2, whose translation MHLNHSADHETTLRGGKRSQLELSSDAINSWASSKSQQYPVKMQLPSSSFVPTINAITSSQELQWMIQPAILASKPGHCLPSHPYQPLDISSSLGPGSHTRLGVIRTVGNTHGRSRRSDQLNPAEEERRRLRRERNKLAAAKCRNHRKELTDQLQGETDELEREQACLKTQVERLQEEREKLERMLVSHAPVCLLGCDGHPQAQPLPPPAPTMYPTATSTLAKPLSPPPAIKQEPQEEMLFSFHHHEHCAIKPTCRHVEEYCPSVDSFTTPSMVSCSPARLVDLSCPMLSHHHPSLVGQDRSFREEALPNNLLSKPLPGSDMSLEDGLLGPRFSANLLTL comes from the exons ATGCATCTGAACCACTCCGCGGACCACGAGACCACTCTCCGTGGCGGGAAAAGGAGTCAGCTCGAGCTCTCCTCCGACGCCATCAATAGTTGGGCATCCTCAAAATCCCAACAG TATCCTGTCAAAATGCAGCTACCCAGCAGTTCCTTCGTCCCCACCATCAATGCCATCACATCCAGTCAGGAGCTGCAGTGGATGATCCAGCCAGCCATTCTAGCCTCCAAGCCTGGCCACTGCCTACCCTCTCACCCCTACCAGCCCCTGGACATCAGCAGTAGCTTGGGGCCTGGGAGCCACACAAGGCTCGGGGTAATACGGACAGTGGGCAACACGCATGGAAGGAGCAGGCGTAGTGATCAG TTGAACCCagctgaagaggagaggagaaggttgAGGAGAGAAAGGAACAAGCTGGCTGCTGCCAAGTGTCGCAACCACAGGAAGGAGCTGACCGACCAACTGCAAGGA GAGACTGATgaactggagagagagcaggcctgCTTGAAGACCCAGGTTGAGAGGctccaggaggagagagagaagctggaGCGCATGCTAGTGTCGCATGCCCCAGTGTGTCTACTGGGCTGTGATGGCCAtccccaggcccagccactgCCCCCTCCTGCCCCGACCATGTACCCCACAGCCACCTCCACCCTGGCCAAACCCCTGAGCCCCCCTCCCGCGATAAAGCAGGAGCCTCAGGAGGAGATGCTGTTCTCCTTTCACCACCATGAACACTGCGCCATCAAACCCACCTGTCGCCATGTAGAAGAGTACTGTCCCAGTGTCGACAGCTTCACCACCCCGTCCATGGTGAGCTGTAGCCCAGCCCGTTTGGTGGATCTATCCTGTCCCATGCTGTCTCACCATCACCCCAGCCTGGTTGGGCAGGATAGGTCATTCCGGGAagaggcccttcccaacaacttGCTCTCCAAGCCTCTCCCTGGTAGTGACATGAGTCTTGAGGATGGACTACTGGGACCACGATTCTCCGCCAACTTGTTGACTCTGTAG